CACCCATCTCTTTCACCTCTGGCTTTGTGTGGGGCAGTGTCCCCTCGTGATCTGTCTGATCCAGTCGCAGCGATTCTgttccctgccctcccagcctcctttgcagctaCATGTGGTCCTGTGACCCCTTCAGGCAAATGGGAGCTGTGTGCAGATGTACTGCAAAGGGGTTCTGGGGAGCCTCCTCCTTCCTGATAAAGGGACAGACAGACTGGCAAACCAATGTTGGGAAGGGATGGCTGTGGGGCTTCCTGTCCCCACACCCCCCTTTGTTCCAGCCACCGAGACAGGCCAGCAAAGCCGGTGCCCTCCACACCTACGTGCATGTGTGACATTGGAGATGGTGACAGGGAGAGGCCTCCGGGGGACCCCACGAGCAGCCCGAGCTCTGAAGCATGCGTGAAGTCGGGGAGAGGCACACAGAGAGAACATTCTAGGCCACAATGGGCCTTGGTCAGTTTCATGCACAGACTGGGCAGCGAGGCAGAGGAGGGTCCAGACATAGGGAGAGATTAGGGGAGGCTTCCAGGCCACGGGAACAGGGGACGGGGGCAAGGAGAAAGCCCTGGCCTGTCAGCTGGGAAGGTTGGCAAGACCTGGTCCAGAATGGGAATGACGGAGAGGAGGAGGCCTCAGGGGCCCAGGAGCAGGCGGAGTGGGCGGAGGCTGTGTGGGGAGAGCCCCAACCTTCTGGGCTGCTCTGGTTCAGGCTGGGGCCCCATGCTGAGCCGGACAGTGGGTCTGGGTCTGGACACACTGAATGGAAGCCACCTTCCTGCTCCTTCCAGAGACCAGGGCTCCCAGCTGGGCACTGGTGACCCTGACCTTGACTCTCCACAGCAGGAGAGTGCCCCGTCCCCACACCCAGGCCCTGTTTCGGGGCTGTAGTAGTCATTACATCCTCACCCTGCTGAAACCCCACCAGGGACCCTTGGGGCAGCCCAGTGCCTCACGCAGCCCACAGACCTGGGAGGTCCACCCCTCCATGTGCCCCACAATTCCACCCACCCTGGCCTCCAGCTACACCTCTTTATCTGCCCCCAATGAGCCCCCCTCCTGCTGTCCCAGGACCTTTGCATGTGCTGCCCCCTCCTCCGGGATTCTAGGCCCTGAGGCTCCTCATCCCGTGTCCTGCCTGCGGGTGGCAGGGGATGGCTCCAGAAAGTTCAATACCAGGAGCAACCCACTGCCCTTGACTCACTCTGGCACTTGGGGCCCCCTGCTTTCTCTCAGAGGAAACCTGTGTCTTCCTCTCCTAGGGAATGCAGCTGAGGGGGCGCCTTCTGAAGCTCTGGACGCTCAGAGGGTGTCCCCTAGTAACCCATCCTAAGCTTAATATTCATGCACAACTTGGCTCAGACCCTGCCCTAGCCTTGCGCCCAGGACCTGCTTCCCATGCCCTGCCCTGGGACAAGCTGGGTGCCTGGACCTGAGCCCCACCCACCTGGGGGGCCTGAAGGGGGCCCGGAGAGGCGGGCAGGGGACAGCTCAGGCCCTGGGGAGTCAGGACTGGAcctcctgcctggctgcctgggtCCTGGGCCTGAACCCTCCCACGGGGTCACAGGATCCCTTCTCCACTGAGAGAGGAGCCAGAGCTAGGGTGCTGACGCCAGGTCTCCAGCCCAGAGCCACCCCATCCACAAACGTGGGCCGGGTCACGGCCTGGGCGGGAAGGCTGCGTGGGGGTGGCAGCACAGGCAGCGTGGGCCGGGTTCTCGGGGTCGCATTTATTGCCAGCCAGGCAGGGATGGTGCAGAGGCAGGATGCCCGGGGGTCTCAGGAGGGCTCCGCAGGTCGCTTAGGGGGCCGAATTCTGTCGTTGATCCAGTCCACGTAATTGGCCACACGGGTGTAGACCCCAGGCTTATTGAGGCGCCCACAGCCATCGCCCCAGCTGATGATGCCATACAGGTAGGCCACCCCATTCTTCTCACAGGCCAGGGGCCCACCTGAGTCCCCCTGTGGCAGAGGTGCCAGTCAGAGGCAGGGGCCCTCTCGGCTCCTCAGTACCCCGGAAACgccccaccaccaccctcctgcccccagcctctcTCACACCAACCCTGAAAGGTCCCCAGAGCACTTAAAAGCCTGGGAGAGTCTGAGAAGCCCCCCTGGGACCCAGTGCTCCCCAGGCGGACTTGCCGGCAGCCTGGGGGACAGATGGCAAAGTACTTCCACGTGAGGGAGTTGTCACCCTCCCTGCCAACCGCATGGCAGGCTATCACAGGCAGCAATGCGTCCTCGGTCCGGCTCGCCACCCGCCCACCCCGCCCCTGCCCACCGGCACGCACCCCACATAGACCGGGTGACCCGTGTCTGGCACAGGCTCTTCTCCCAGTTGAGACGCCCGCCCAGCCACCTGGCAGACTCCTATTTACCCCTCAGGACAAGTGCAAATGTTCCCTCCTCCATGAAGCCATCCTTGAATTCCGCCCCCCCAGGTATGTGTTGTACCACGTGGCCTGGTGTCAAGCCCCCCTTGCTGCTTCTGACTCATGTGACCTGGGAAGAGTGACCGGACCTCCCTGGGCCTGTTTCCCCATCCATAAAATGAGGACTAAAGTGGCTTCTCCATCCCAGGCTGGACATGCAGCCTAATAAGCTCATGCCTATGGTGCCCTCAGTGAGCATTAGCTACTGGGAGCGGTCAGTGACTGAGCCCACTTGGGAGaattatgggtgggaaggggtttGGCCCTTGGCGTCACATGGACAGCCTGCCCTtggcaggagggcagggccaCGGGGGGCTTTGTGAGCagtccctccctgggcctcattCTTCCCAGCCATGTGAGGAGCGGGCTCTCCCCTGTTCTGAGGGCCTCCAGACGTAGTGAGTGCCCATCCCGGGGCTGGCTGCCAACCAGCAGGTGCATTCTCTACCCCGGCTCCTGACTGGCCCTGTGGTTCAGGGTCCCTCTCTGCTCTGAGCGACTGGCCTCCCGGCTCACCTGGCAGGCATCAGACTTGCAGTCAAAGTAGCCAGCACACAGCATGTTGGGGCTGATGTCGGCCCCATACACCTCAGGGCTGCTGCACTTGTGGTCGGCGACCAGGGGGACCAGAGCCTCCCGCAGCGAGCTGGAGTAGCCGCTCACATCTGCAGGCACAGTGCCCTCAGGGTGGGCAAGCCCCCCTGCTGCTGGCCACCGCTCCCCAGGGCACCACGCTGGCaggctgcccccagcccccactcaCTCTCATCCTGGTGGCCCCAGCCTGCAATCTGGCACTTGTGTCCAGTGGGGAAGGGGCTGCCAGGCTCAGGCAGGCAGATGGGCTGGACGAACTGGGAGCGCACAGCACAGCGGGCCCCCTTCTTCTTCAGTCGGATCAGGACTGGGTGGGAGAGATGTCAGGGgtcagcctggggctgggggtccAGGACGGGTGGAGGGTGGCCATTGAGTTGCATGGGGGCACAGCCCTGCTGGGCAGAGGTGCTGTGGCCAGGGAGACCCAGGAGGGAGCAGGAGTGCCAGTCAGGGCTTCCCCCAGGAGGAGCCACTCTGCCACACCAGGCACCCTGTACCCTCGCCTgcctccccattccctctgcACCCCCATGCTGTCCTGAATTCTCTCCAGGCCTGCTTGGTGCCCAGGCCCCGTGTCTCTCCTGGTGCTGGCCCGAGTGTGCGCAGAGCACATGACCCTGTCCCTGCTACCCCGCGTCCCAGGCCTCACCAAGGTCGTGGTCACTGGGGCTGAACACCGAGTACTGGGGGTACGGGATGTATTTCTCGATGCCAAATGTCTGCGTCACATCTGTCGTACGGTTGAAGAAGTGCTGGCCCAGGACCACCGAGACGCGCTCCCttggggggctgggaggggcgggTGGGGGCATGACCTTGGTCTTCCCTCTGGGGCACTGAACTCGGCTCTCCCCCACCCACGGCAGTGAGCACCCCCGAGACAGCCCCAGGGGGACGATGCTGTGCGGGCACCTGCAGCCCTAAGCAGGGGCCAGTGTGGGGACCGCCGCGACGGTGGGGAGTCATGGGCTGGCGTCACACCCAAGATCCTGGGCAGCGCCATCTTTAATGCAATTGCCTCAGTAGATGCGTGTCCTGGGGCTGCCCTGAGATTGAGCCCCAGTGAGTGCAGACCTGGCCCTGCCTGGCAGCCCTGCGCAGCTCCTGTCTAGCCTGCAGCGTCGCCCAGACACAGCCCCTCCCTCCTGTGGGGCACAGGCCTCACGCCCCCTTGGCCACCCGCTGtccctttgggcctcattttcccATCACCATGTATGGCCTCCTGCCTCAGGCTTTGCTTCCAGGCCACTGGGGACCTTAGCCGCTCGGCCCTTCCAGGCCTCAGGCCCTTCTGGACAATGGGCTCCCCACCGTGGCAGCTAGAGGCCCAGCACACAGCAAGGCGCAGAGCCCAGGGCTCCTGGCAGAGCGGGCAGCCCGagcccaggggcagagctgggggctCTGGGTCTGGCTCAGGACCTGTCAGGGTAGCCGGCGTGAGCCTGGGGTTTGAACACCCAGGCCCTGGGGTGTGAGGGCAATGGGGTGCTCCAGGCTGGAAGGGCTGCCTGGAGTGCACAGTGGAGCTCTGGGCACCTGGGTCTGCCCTTTGACCCCACTAAAGGAGCGCTGTGAGGGCACCTGGGGCCTCCCACCTGGCCTTTCCATACCTGTCCTGGTTCCCCCAGTCCCTCCAGCCCTGCTTAGCCCAGACCTGGGAACAGGGTGCTGGGGTGCAGGACACAGGCATGAGCATCCCCACCCATTCTGGTCCCTCCCCAGACCCTTCCTAGCTGTGGCGGAGTGGATGCCTgctccccgcccccagccccaccccatcccatGCCATAGGCAGAGCCCCATCTCCAGGCCCAGCAGGGTGCTTGCTGCAAGTCCGCGCTCAGCACACTGCCTGCCACCCCCATGCCATAGCCCCTGGGGTGAGCCGATGGGGGCCCACGGCCTCACCCTCacgctgccaaacacccagcccctaATGCCTGGGATGCCACCGTCAGGTCCCTCCCCTCCCGCCGGACCCCCAACTCCCCCAGGCAGAGCCTGGCCCCCATCACGGTGGGCTGGAGCGCGGGCGGGGCCGGCCTTCCCTGGGCGTGCAGTGGTGGGCCCCGCGCCCCGGACTCCACCGACACCTAGCTGCCCACCCAAGCCCCGCTTCCCTTCTGGGGGCCCGTGAGTGGGCAGGGCCTCCGAGTCCCTGCGCCCCCTGGTGCCATCTGCGCGGTATGGAAGGGGCGGGGCGGGCAGGGGCGTGTCTCTGCAGCCTCCTTGCCCGGCCCCGGGCTGAGTGCGAGTCCCACCTGCGTCAGAGGGGAGAGGCGGGGAGTGGAGGCGGTTCCGTGGGTAGGTGGGGAAATGTGGCGACAGGTAAATAGCGGTTAGGTTAGAGGAGTGCGAGGCCAGGCAGATGGGCCGGGGGATGGGGGCGGGAGGCTGGGTGGACGCGGATGGAGTGGTGGGTGGGGGATGGAGGGTGGGCAGGTGGATGGGTGGCGGACGTTGAGCGAGAAGACATGGAATAGATGGCGGGCGTATGACCAGCCAGTGGGTAGGTGGAGGCGTAGATGGTGGGACTGGACATGGGTTGAGGGACAGCAAAGGGGTCGTGGACGCGGTTCAGAGCCACCCACCTGTTGGAGAAGCAGTGGGCCGCGGACACCACCCAGCACGTGTGCACAAGGCTCCCAGAGCAGAAGTTGTTCCCAATGTAGATGGCGGCCAGCCAGGGGTGAGAGCCGGGCAGCGAGGACGAGCCACCGATGATGCGCGGCCGCAGGAAGCTCCTCTTCCGGTGCCTCCTGCCGCAGCCCTGGCGCTCGGCTGGGACCGGCTCAGGCAGGGACAGCAGGGTGTCGAGGGGCGGGGGCTGATTTCTGCCGAGGGATTCTGGGGCACAGGTCACCAGGTCACAGCCGAGTCCCTTCTGCATACCCCAGGCCAGAGAGGGTCCTGGCCGAGTCCATGTCCTCAGGTCCCCGGCGGTtcacctgcctcccaccccaccacaGGCAGCCCTTCTGGAAGAGGGTCCAGGGCTCCAGTCAGCTCTGCCCCTGTGGGCACGACTTACTGctggagcctcagtctcctcagcaGGGTGAGGAGACTAGTACCCAGTCACAAGCTTCGTGGGAACCGGAATGGCCTGGCACAGCTGGCAGGGACTCCTATCCCGCCCAGCAGCCTGGGCCTCAGCCAGCCCCAGGACGGTCAGACAGCCCTGGGAACCAGGGGCCAGAGTGTAGGCTGACCTCACGGAGCTTCCCGCTCCCAGGTCTGTGTCCAGAGGCACCTACTGGGCCTCCTACCCACATGGCTCAGCACCCCACTGCTCCTCCTCACCCCTGGGGGCCATGCTGTGTTCGGGGGCTGTGTATGTTGGGGGGAGCCACCCAGGAAACCTAGTTTGCTTGCCTGCTCTGGCCCCTTTGCCAGCCCACTGCATGGCCTTGGGCCAGCCTCGCTCCAGACAGCCTCAGTTGCCCCATCTCCCAGATGGGCCCGTGGTCCTCCAAAGAAAGGACGCCAggcgtgggggtggggtggtgagGGCCACAGGGAAACCACGTGACCTGAGTGGGCGTGGGCCGCTGCGGCCCTGCCTGGCCTCCCCAGAGCCCTGCAGCGCCCCGCGCACCACAGGCTGCCAGGCGGCAGTACTCCCAGGAGAGCGCGCTGTCCTTCACCACGTAGCACCAGGGCCGCTCGTCCTTGTCCGGGTTCCTGGAATGCGCGGagaggcaggtgggcaggggaCAGCGGGCACGAGGGGGCAGGGAAGTGGGACGCCCAGCAGGGTGAGACCGCTGAGCCCCCAGCAGGGTTCTGCTGGTCCTGCACATTGACACAGAGGCCTTGGTCCCCATGGGCCTCCTCCTCTGCGCCAGGCTTCTCTCGCTGGGTCAGACACAGCCTCAGGAGCCCCTGGGGGCAGGCCTGGTCGGGAAGGCCCCCTCCAGGACGGACCCTGTCCACCCCGAGTAAGGTGGCCTGGGGCAGGCCAGGCCAGTGCTGACCGGCAGTAGGCGTGGGGGCCCAGGCCGAGCAGAGCTGCGGCGCCCACCGAGTCCACGTGCAGCTCCTGGTAAAGCAGGTCGGAGTTCCAGGCCAGGCAGCCGAGGCCTGAGGCTGCCGTACTGGCCACACCTCGGTATTCTGTGCCGTTCCCCGTGAAGCAGTGCTGGGTGGGTACTGCGGGCGGCACAGAGGGTGGTAAGCCAAGACCCAAGGCTGCACCCTTTCCAACAACCAGTCTGTGGCCCAGGGCCAGGAGCCAACCCGCGGGGCTCGGGGGCCGTGGCTCACCAATGTTGCAGAGTCGCCCAGCATAGCCCTGGGGGCAGGCACATACGGTGGTCCCCGTGGCCACGATCAGGTGGCAGGTACCCCCGTTCAGGCACGGGCTACTCAGGCACGCTGGGGGCGAGAGCTCAGACGCTAGGACTTGGGTCTTGGGGGGCCTGCCGCGTGAAGGTGGGACCAGGGCCTGGGTCTGATGCCCAGTGCCCCCGGCTGGTGACCGCGGGCAGGCGCCTTCCCTTGGGTGGGGACAGGCAGAGCCTCAGGCTGGGAAGGCTGCGGCGTAGAGCGGCCCTCCCCCAGCCACCACGTACCTGTGTGGCGGGCGCCCTCACACTGGGCCCGGCCCCCAGCACACTCGCACTGTTGCACTCCGCCCTGTTGCACTCGGGCCCAGCGATCCCCCGTCTCGAGGTGCTCGTAGCGGGTCTcatcaaagcatttctctggagaCCCCACAGTGAGTCCCCTGCGCCCAGCACACCACTGCCCCCTGCAGGGCCCCTCCAGGCCCTGGCCGGCTTCCGCCCTGCTCACCTGTGCCACAGTCCTTGCCCGTGAAGGCCACGGGGCAGGTGCAGTGGTACGACTCGAGGTCCTGGGTGCTGGAGCACAAGCCCCCGTGGAGGCACGGGCCAGAGGCACAGGGATCCACGGCGGCTGGGGACGCACAGGAGGGACGCGGCTTGGGGCATCTACGTGTCACCCCTCACCCCGTGACCTTCTGCTTGCCAAGCACCACAGAGCCTCCATCAGGCCTGCTGCCTTGAAGCTTCCCCTTCTGGGATCCTTGGGGAGCAGGTGCCCTGAAAGGGGGCATAGgcctcccccttctccccacaGCCCACACCCAGCACTCAGACCCTGGCAAGAGGGCCTCTTGCCCTGTACCCAGCATCCTGGAAGTCCGATCTCCAGTCAAGCACCACAGTCCCTCCCGTGTGCCCTAAGACCCTCTTAAGCAGGGCTCCCAGCCCCATgcccagctctgcccagggctcagcCTGTGGGGCTGCAGAGCCTAGCCTGACCCCCAGAGGGCACTTTGGCCCCAACAGTGGCTAAGGCAGCCGCGTGGCTCTCAGAGAGGTCAGGCTCCTGCCTGGCATGAGCTCCCCCTCCACGATCCTTCAGTCTCCTGGGCGATGGCTCTGCTACCCCCACCCGGGACCCCCAGGCCTGAGGTGGGGTCAGCCCAAAGCCTCAGACCCAAGTCAGCTCTGTCCCCCGGGACCTACCCTCATCAGCACGTGGGCCCGGATGTCCCCCAGCTCATCCCCAGGCCCAGCTCGCCTTGGCCTGGGCCCAGACCTACAGACCCCCAGAACCAACCTGAGCCCTCCCGGGGCTGGGAGGCCTGCACACAGTAGCCCCAGGTCCTGTCCCGGTCATAGTTGTGTGTCGTGGCACACCTGGGGGTGATGTGACCATGGGTCCCAAGCCCGAGCCCTGCTCAGCCTGGCCCCAGCTCTAGAGGGCGTCCCCTGGCTCTGGAGCTCTCCCCCTGGTTCGCTCACTCATGCATTCACTCAGCACACCTGCTGGCTGCCAGGCAGTCTGGAGTGTGGAGGGAGGAAGGTGGGAGAGAGGACGAGGGGCCGTGGGGACTGGAAGGAGGGGTGCTGGGGACCTGTGCCTGCAGGCCCCGTCCACTGGGACCCACCACTTCCTGTGGGCGCTTCCCTCCGAGGTGCAGGAGTGGTGCATGCGGCCACCGTAGCGGAAGGGGAACCGGCAGGGCTGCCCGTCCTCGGTGAGCACTGCTGAGGGGTAGGGGTCAAGAGGCTCCCGTGCTGGACGCTCCTCACCCCCAGTGCGCACTCCACTGCCCAGCAGCCACCCACGTCCCTCCCAGCCCCGTGCAGGGGGCAGCCCACCACCTCCAGTGGCCCTCTGGGCCCCCCTGGAGGGagcagccctggggtgggggatgaGCTCCTTACCATGGGGTCCCTCTGCCTCTGGAGCACTTGTGGTTGGGGTTGCAGGGGTTACTGAGGTTACAAGGACCATGGTGGTCCCAGGGGTCACTGTGGCGTTAGGTTCAAGGGATTCCGTATGGTTCTAGGCAAAGCCGAGAGGGCTGTGACGGCGTCATCGTGGGCCAGGCCCCTTCACATGCAGGCCTTGCCAGGAGGGCTGGTTgcagccctgggcctcagtttgcaTACTGGGGCCCTCAGGTCTTGGAGAAGGCACCCGGGCTGGGGGGGTGCCTCGGACTCCCAGGGCCTCAGCTGGTCTCAACCCCTCTCCCTCTTGCTGAGCCCAAGGGGTGAGTCAGCTGGCTCAAGGTCTGCCCAGACTCCAGTCTTGGGGTCTATTCTGGGAAATGGACAGGAGCAGCTGTGAGACCCTTAGAGGACCCGACAGAGGCCTGGAGAGGGGGGAGGGGCCTCCACGCCCCCAGGTCGGGGGCCCTGCAAATCAGATACCCAGGCCCCCTGCCCCTAACATGCCCAGCTTACCCACTGAATGCCAGCTTTCACCTCAGTGGGCCCCTCACCTACTCCATACCCCTGCCCTGGCCTCAGCCCCAGGACCCAGAGCAGGTACAGGGAGCCTACGGTCACAGTGCAATGGGGGTGCGCTCACCCTGCCGCCCTGGGGCTGCGCCCTGAGGGgtaccagcagcagcagcaggaacaGAGATGGTCCCGGCCGGAGCCAAGCGCCAGGCACCCAGGCCCAGCACCCCATGGCTGCTACTGAGCTAGCATGAGGGCCAGCAGGAGGCGGGACGAGAGCGGCCAGGGCAGGGGTGGGTCAAGGCCACTTGGAAATGATTAACCCTGGCTGCCTTCCATGCTGCGCCCACATGTCCCCCACTTCTGCTGCCCAGCTCACCCTGCCTGGCCACGGGCCCAGCAGTCTCCTCTGGCCTCAGACACACTGGTCCTGGACCTGGCAATATTCTTGGGTCTCAGCCTAGaagcctcctccaggaagtcttctagGATTCATGGAAAGGGGGCACCTAGACTCCAGCCCCAGCTTCCAGTCACTTCCTGGCCTTGGGCTGGTCACTGGCTGTCTGTGGCTATTCACAGCCCCAGCAGCCGCAAGAGCTGAGCCCTTCCGAGGGCCTGGGCCTGGAGTGTGAAGTACTGGCCACAGCCAGCAAAAGGCAGGGAACAGACAGGAGGGGTGTGTGCGTGGGCTGCATGCCGCAAACGGTGACTCCTAGATGGGGATGCCCACAGCCCCACACCTCAGCCTGGCCCCTCCCGGGATGGGCCTGGAGTAGGGGCCCTTGTAGGAGAGAGCCTGGGGAGGTGGGCCTGCCCTACATCTGGGGTGCCTAGGAGCGTCCCTACCCCCACCTCTCCTGCACCCACGGGACACCCTCTAGGAAGCCTTGCCCTGGGCTTCCCCCTGACGGCCTGGGCGACCTGCGCTGCCCCCACCTCTGTCGAGGCCAGCTCCATTCCACACCAGCCTTCGGGGGCCAGGCTGTCTCTAGGGACCTCTGGTATCCCACTGAGGGCCAGGGGACcgggcttgggtcctgcccagGTTTGGTCTCTGCACCTGTGAGCTGCCATGGGGTGCTGCCCTGGACGCAGCGGCAGAGCTCCCCCACCCGGCCCTGGAAGGTGTGGGGGCCGCAGGCAAAGCCACCACAGAACCCTCTTCTGCCGTTTTGAGCTACCGTGAGGCAGGGATTCTTCCGGTTCCCCGTGAGTCAGCTTGGCCACCTATGGGTGGCAGGGGAGGctggccctgcactctggcc
This sequence is a window from Manis pentadactyla isolate mManPen7 chromosome 5, mManPen7.hap1, whole genome shotgun sequence. Protein-coding genes within it:
- the HGFAC gene encoding hepatocyte growth factor activator isoform X2; the encoded protein is MGCWAWVPGAWLRPGPSLFLLLLLVPLRAQPQGGRNHTESLEPNATVTPGTTMVLVTSVTPATPTTSAPEAEGPHVLTEDGQPCRFPFRYGGRMHHSCTSEGSAHRKWCATTHNYDRDRTWGYCVQASQPREGSAAVDPCASGPCLHGGLCSSTQDLESYHCTCPVAFTGKDCGTEKCFDETRYEHLETGDRWARVQQGGVQQCECAGGRAQCEGARHTACLSSPCLNGGTCHLIVATGTTVCACPQGYAGRLCNIVPTQHCFTGNGTEYRGVASTAASGLGCLAWNSDLLYQELHVDSVGAAALLGLGPHAYCRNPDKDERPWCYVVKDSALSWEYCRLAACESLGRNQPPPLDTLLSLPEPVPAERQGCGRRHRKRSFLRPRIIGGSSSLPGSHPWLAAIYIGNNFCSGSLVHTCWVVSAAHCFSNSPPRERVSVVLGQHFFNRTTDVTQTFGIEKYIPYPQYSVFSPSDHDLVLIRLKKKGARCAVRSQFVQPICLPEPGSPFPTGHKCQIAGWGHQDENVSGYSSSLREALVPLVADHKCSSPEVYGADISPNMLCAGYFDCKSDACQGDSGGPLACEKNGVAYLYGIISWGDGCGRLNKPGVYTRVANYVDWINDRIRPPKRPAEPS
- the HGFAC gene encoding hepatocyte growth factor activator isoform X3, whose protein sequence is MGCWAWVPGAWLRPGPSLFLLLLLVPLRAQPQGGRNHTESLEPNATVTPGTTMVLVTSVTPATPTTSAPEAEGPHAVLTEDGQPCRFPFRYGGRMHHSCTSEGSAHRKWCATTHNYDRDRTWGYCVQASQPREGSAAVDPCASGPCLHGGLCSSTQDLESYHCTCPVAFTGKDCGTEKCFDETRYEHLETGDRWARVQQGGVQQCECAGGRAQCEGARHTVPTQHCFTGNGTEYRGVASTAASGLGCLAWNSDLLYQELHVDSVGAAALLGLGPHAYCRNPDKDERPWCYVVKDSALSWEYCRLAACESLGRNQPPPLDTLLSLPEPVPAERQGCGRRHRKRSFLRPRIIGGSSSLPGSHPWLAAIYIGNNFCSGSLVHTCWVVSAAHCFSNSPPRERVSVVLGQHFFNRTTDVTQTFGIEKYIPYPQYSVFSPSDHDLVLIRLKKKGARCAVRSQFVQPICLPEPGSPFPTGHKCQIAGWGHQDENVSGYSSSLREALVPLVADHKCSSPEVYGADISPNMLCAGYFDCKSDACQGDSGGPLACEKNGVAYLYGIISWGDGCGRLNKPGVYTRVANYVDWINDRIRPPKRPAEPS
- the HGFAC gene encoding hepatocyte growth factor activator isoform X1 → MGCWAWVPGAWLRPGPSLFLLLLLVPLRAQPQGGRNHTESLEPNATVTPGTTMVLVTSVTPATPTTSAPEAEGPHAVLTEDGQPCRFPFRYGGRMHHSCTSEGSAHRKWCATTHNYDRDRTWGYCVQASQPREGSAAVDPCASGPCLHGGLCSSTQDLESYHCTCPVAFTGKDCGTEKCFDETRYEHLETGDRWARVQQGGVQQCECAGGRAQCEGARHTACLSSPCLNGGTCHLIVATGTTVCACPQGYAGRLCNIVPTQHCFTGNGTEYRGVASTAASGLGCLAWNSDLLYQELHVDSVGAAALLGLGPHAYCRNPDKDERPWCYVVKDSALSWEYCRLAACESLGRNQPPPLDTLLSLPEPVPAERQGCGRRHRKRSFLRPRIIGGSSSLPGSHPWLAAIYIGNNFCSGSLVHTCWVVSAAHCFSNSPPRERVSVVLGQHFFNRTTDVTQTFGIEKYIPYPQYSVFSPSDHDLVLIRLKKKGARCAVRSQFVQPICLPEPGSPFPTGHKCQIAGWGHQDENVSGYSSSLREALVPLVADHKCSSPEVYGADISPNMLCAGYFDCKSDACQGDSGGPLACEKNGVAYLYGIISWGDGCGRLNKPGVYTRVANYVDWINDRIRPPKRPAEPS